Proteins from a genomic interval of Nocardioides jishulii:
- the proC gene encoding pyrroline-5-carboxylate reductase, whose product MTKTAILGAGAMGESVLAGLIRAGRPLDSLLVGEKREARARELTEKHGIEVVDNVAAAQQADTLVVAVKPQDVASVLGEVASSLRAGQVVISLAAGVTIATLEGLVPEGVVVIRVMPNTPALVGEGMSVMSPGSAATAADLAAAEQLLSACGRVLTLPEKQIDAVTAISGSGPAYVFLVAEALIEAGVHLGLARDVATELAVQTLHGSATMLRETGTHPALLREQVTSPGGTTAAALAQLEQHRLRSAFVEATAAARDRSVELAGS is encoded by the coding sequence ATGACGAAGACCGCGATCCTGGGTGCCGGTGCGATGGGTGAGAGCGTGCTCGCCGGACTGATCCGTGCCGGACGTCCGCTCGACTCCCTGCTGGTGGGGGAGAAGCGTGAGGCCCGCGCCCGCGAGCTCACCGAGAAGCACGGCATCGAGGTCGTCGACAACGTCGCCGCCGCCCAGCAGGCCGACACCCTCGTCGTCGCCGTGAAGCCGCAGGACGTCGCGTCCGTCCTGGGCGAGGTCGCCAGCAGCCTGCGCGCCGGTCAGGTCGTCATCTCACTCGCCGCCGGCGTCACCATCGCGACCCTCGAGGGCCTCGTGCCCGAGGGCGTCGTCGTCATCCGCGTCATGCCCAACACCCCCGCCCTCGTGGGGGAGGGCATGTCGGTCATGTCACCCGGCTCGGCGGCCACCGCCGCTGACCTCGCCGCGGCGGAGCAGCTGCTCAGCGCCTGCGGTCGCGTCCTGACGCTCCCCGAGAAGCAGATCGACGCGGTCACCGCGATCTCGGGCTCGGGCCCGGCCTACGTCTTCCTCGTCGCGGAGGCCCTCATCGAGGCCGGTGTCCACCTGGGGCTGGCGCGCGACGTCGCCACCGAGCTCGCGGTGCAGACCCTGCACGGCTCCGCCACGATGCTGCGCGAGACCGGGACCCACCCCGCGCTCCTGCGCGAGCAGGTCACCTCGCCCGGCGGCACCACCGCCGCCGCCCTCGCCCAGCTGGAGCAGCACAGGCTCCGGTCGGCCTTCGTGGAGGCCACCGCTGCGGCCCGTGACCGTTCGGTGGAGCTCGCCGGCTCCTGA
- a CDS encoding HNH endonuclease: protein MELPFAPDDLDERSMLAAVAERRDLVALLEVEQLEWVLRWAYAHPALGEGGVLSADEFPGGDGTPGVAAFTAEPLAGALRVSPASAQAVVADVLDLAHRLPRLWDQVRALEVPVWKARRIATATRSLSLAAARWVDRQLIGAAGSIGTAALDRLLDLAVARVDPEPAKSREEAERSRWDVQLNHPRDWAGTSELTAVGDTVALGEVLARIDADAAALGEVGDDDPAGARRVKALVLLARHGAEQLAIGFAAEGAGGKAGKGGGRAARAALQLYVHTSLADLATLAAGFAGSASSGEGIAIAEVERLGPITSDLLGQWLGQTHGSCRVSVTPVLDLADASWSPRHDPPPRMRRQVVLRHRGCVFPFCGRDARSGDLDHVVPWDPDDPSGPGTTPDNLAPLCRRHHRAKTEGRWRYDVVPDPVAGPDGRSGHAPDHLWTGPHGQLFLISGGRTVEVGKVPYD from the coding sequence ATGGAACTCCCCTTCGCCCCCGACGACCTCGACGAGCGCTCGATGCTCGCGGCCGTCGCCGAGCGCCGCGACCTGGTCGCGCTGCTGGAGGTGGAGCAGCTCGAGTGGGTGCTGCGCTGGGCATACGCCCATCCCGCCCTGGGCGAGGGCGGTGTGCTCTCGGCCGACGAGTTCCCGGGCGGCGACGGTACGCCCGGAGTGGCCGCCTTCACGGCTGAGCCGCTGGCCGGTGCGTTGCGGGTGTCACCGGCGTCGGCGCAGGCGGTGGTGGCTGATGTGTTGGACCTTGCTCACCGGTTGCCCCGGTTGTGGGACCAGGTCCGGGCCCTGGAGGTGCCGGTGTGGAAGGCGCGGCGGATCGCGACGGCGACCCGCTCCCTGTCGCTGGCCGCGGCGCGATGGGTGGACCGCCAGCTGATCGGTGCGGCCGGTTCGATCGGCACGGCGGCGCTCGACCGTCTGCTCGACCTGGCCGTGGCCAGGGTGGACCCCGAGCCCGCGAAGAGCCGGGAGGAGGCCGAGCGCTCGCGGTGGGACGTGCAGCTCAACCACCCGCGCGACTGGGCCGGCACCAGCGAGCTGACGGCCGTCGGCGACACGGTGGCGTTGGGCGAGGTCCTGGCGCGTATCGATGCCGACGCCGCAGCCCTGGGCGAAGTCGGGGACGACGACCCAGCGGGCGCGCGACGCGTCAAGGCCCTGGTGCTGCTGGCCCGCCACGGCGCCGAGCAGCTGGCGATCGGGTTCGCTGCGGAGGGCGCCGGCGGCAAGGCTGGGAAGGGCGGCGGGCGTGCGGCCCGTGCTGCGCTCCAGCTGTACGTCCACACCTCGCTCGCCGATCTGGCGACGCTCGCTGCCGGGTTCGCGGGAAGCGCCAGCAGCGGCGAGGGGATCGCGATCGCGGAGGTCGAGCGGCTCGGGCCGATCACGAGCGACCTGCTGGGTCAGTGGCTCGGTCAGACCCATGGAAGCTGCCGCGTGAGTGTCACCCCCGTGCTTGACCTGGCGGACGCCTCGTGGAGTCCACGGCACGATCCGCCGCCACGGATGCGACGACAGGTGGTGCTCCGACACCGTGGCTGCGTCTTCCCGTTCTGCGGCCGCGATGCCCGTAGTGGCGACCTGGACCACGTGGTGCCGTGGGACCCAGACGATCCGTCGGGTCCGGGCACCACGCCGGACAACTTGGCTCCGCTCTGTCGGCGTCACCATCGGGCGAAGACGGAGGGTCGATGGAGGTACGACGTCGTCCCTGACCCCGTGGCCGGTCCGGACGGAAGGTCAGGCCACGCGCCCGACCACCTGTGGACGGGCCCCCACGGTCAGCTGTTCCTGATCAGCGGCGGCCGGACCGTCGAGGTCGGCAAAGTCCCGTACGACTGA
- a CDS encoding S66 family peptidase — protein sequence MTRFPASLHPGDTIGVTAPSAGAVGAGMDRIRFCIDWLREQGYEVVVGDCLEGSGVTSAPVEQRAAELTSMLCDPAIRCVLPPWGGETAIDVVDLLDWDALAAAEPTWMVGYSDLSTLLLPITTRLDWATIHGDNLADTPYRPPAGLLSWLELASSPGPHLQRDSGKVTTWGDFATEPHAVEWRGVGEGSWRLHGADSLSASGRLIGGCVETVGHLAGTAYGDVAAFGQRHADDGLIVYLEACEDAAYSVCRHLHTMRLAGWFEHANAILIGRTRAPDSNGMTQDEAVLDALGRLDLPIVFDLEIGHVGPHLPLVNGALATVTVDGDNHTLSQELR from the coding sequence ATGACCCGCTTCCCCGCATCCCTGCATCCCGGCGACACCATCGGCGTGACGGCGCCTTCCGCAGGCGCGGTCGGCGCGGGGATGGACCGCATCCGGTTCTGCATCGACTGGCTCCGCGAGCAGGGCTACGAGGTCGTCGTGGGCGACTGCCTCGAGGGCAGCGGCGTGACCTCCGCCCCGGTCGAGCAGCGCGCGGCCGAGCTGACCTCGATGCTGTGCGACCCGGCGATCCGCTGCGTCCTGCCGCCGTGGGGCGGGGAGACCGCCATCGACGTGGTCGACCTGCTGGACTGGGACGCGCTCGCAGCGGCCGAGCCGACGTGGATGGTCGGCTACTCCGACCTCTCGACGCTGCTGCTCCCGATCACGACCCGCCTCGACTGGGCGACGATCCACGGCGACAACCTCGCCGACACCCCCTACCGCCCGCCCGCGGGGCTGCTGTCCTGGCTGGAGCTCGCGTCCTCTCCCGGGCCGCACCTCCAGCGCGACTCAGGGAAGGTCACCACCTGGGGAGACTTCGCCACGGAGCCCCACGCCGTCGAGTGGCGGGGGGTCGGCGAGGGCAGCTGGCGCCTGCACGGTGCGGACTCGCTCTCGGCGAGCGGGCGGCTGATCGGCGGCTGCGTCGAGACGGTCGGGCACCTCGCCGGCACGGCGTACGGCGACGTCGCCGCCTTCGGTCAGCGCCATGCCGACGACGGCCTCATCGTCTACCTCGAGGCGTGCGAGGACGCGGCGTACTCCGTCTGCCGCCACCTGCACACGATGCGTCTGGCTGGCTGGTTCGAGCACGCCAACGCCATCCTCATCGGCCGCACCCGCGCCCCCGACAGCAACGGGATGACGCAGGACGAGGCCGTGCTCGACGCCCTCGGCCGCCTCGACCTGCCGATCGTGTTCGACCTGGAGATCGGCCACGTCGGGCCGCACCTGCCGCTGGTCAACGGCGCGCTCGCCACCGTGACCGTCGACGGTGACAACCACACGCTGAGTCAGGAGCTGCGCTGA